A genomic window from Synechococcus sp. CBW1107 includes:
- the glmM gene encoding phosphoglucosamine mutase → MLELASSPIGAPLGEGCTGFGTDGIRGQVGSLITPLLALQMGYWCGRVLPPERPVLIGMDSRNSGPMLAAALTAGLTAAGREVWNLGLCPTPAVPGTIRRVGAAGGLMVSASHNPPGDNGIKVFGPSGDKIDRTLQAAIEAGLRGQETVTIQATGLSGPRGCGPAHQREDLLEGYREALISSVGGRRLDGCRIVLDLCWGSATACGASVFRALGADLTVLHGEPDGQRINVSCGSTHLEALRQAVLQSGAEMGFAFDGDADRMMAVDGKGRVVDGDQVLYLWGGALLESGDLPGRLLVATVMSNLGFERAWQARGGLLQRTDVGDQHVHAAMEASGAGLGGEQSGHILSAQHGMSGDGLLTALQVATLIHNGGCSLADWMEASFEPYPQALVNVIVPDRSSRQQWQRCDPLRQAVEQAETAMAGSGRVLVRASGTEPLLRVMVEAAEQEAVDHWSSHLAALASAHLNRS, encoded by the coding sequence ATGCTGGAGCTGGCTTCTTCCCCCATCGGTGCTCCCCTCGGGGAGGGTTGCACCGGGTTCGGCACCGACGGCATCCGGGGGCAGGTGGGCAGCCTGATCACACCGCTGCTGGCCCTGCAGATGGGCTACTGGTGCGGTCGGGTGCTGCCGCCGGAGCGCCCCGTCCTGATCGGCATGGACTCCCGCAACAGCGGGCCGATGCTGGCCGCCGCCCTCACCGCCGGTCTGACCGCCGCCGGGCGCGAGGTGTGGAATCTGGGGCTTTGCCCCACTCCCGCCGTGCCCGGCACGATCCGACGGGTCGGTGCTGCCGGTGGCCTGATGGTCTCCGCCAGCCACAATCCCCCCGGCGACAACGGCATCAAGGTCTTCGGGCCCTCCGGCGACAAGATCGACCGAACCCTGCAGGCGGCGATCGAAGCGGGGCTGCGTGGACAGGAGACGGTCACGATCCAGGCCACCGGTCTGAGCGGACCCCGCGGCTGCGGGCCGGCCCATCAGCGGGAGGATCTGCTCGAGGGTTACCGCGAAGCGTTGATCTCCAGCGTTGGCGGGCGGCGCCTCGACGGCTGCCGCATCGTGCTGGATCTCTGCTGGGGCTCAGCCACTGCCTGCGGGGCCTCGGTGTTCAGGGCCCTGGGGGCGGACCTGACTGTCCTGCACGGCGAACCCGATGGACAGCGCATCAACGTGTCCTGCGGGAGCACCCACCTGGAAGCCCTGCGCCAGGCGGTGCTGCAATCGGGTGCCGAGATGGGCTTTGCCTTCGATGGCGATGCCGACCGGATGATGGCGGTGGATGGCAAGGGCCGGGTGGTGGATGGCGACCAGGTCCTCTATCTCTGGGGCGGTGCCCTGCTGGAGAGCGGCGATCTCCCCGGCCGGCTGCTGGTGGCCACCGTCATGTCGAACCTGGGCTTCGAGAGGGCCTGGCAGGCCAGGGGCGGGTTGCTGCAGCGCACCGATGTGGGTGACCAGCACGTGCACGCCGCCATGGAAGCGAGCGGGGCCGGCCTGGGTGGGGAACAGTCGGGTCACATCCTCTCGGCCCAGCACGGCATGAGCGGCGATGGGCTGCTCACCGCCCTGCAGGTGGCCACGCTGATCCACAACGGCGGGTGTTCGCTGGCCGACTGGATGGAAGCCAGTTTCGAGCCTTACCCCCAGGCCCTGGTCAACGTCATCGTTCCCGACAGGAGCAGCCGCCAGCAGTGGCAGCGCTGCGACCCCCTGCGCCAGGCCGTTGAACAGGCCGAGACGGCCATGGCCGGCAGCGGTCGGGTGCTGGTGCGCGCCAGCGGCACCGAACCGCTGCTGCGGGTGATGGTGGAGGCGGCGGAGCAGGAGGCTGTCGATCACTGGTCGTCGCACCTGGCTGCCCTGGCCTCGGCTCACCTCAACCGGAGCTGA